From a region of the Abditibacteriaceae bacterium genome:
- the murD gene encoding UDP-N-acetylmuramoyl-L-alanine--D-glutamate ligase: protein MQREKVCGVVGLARAGVPAARFLAERGARVLGFDAKPRTELSADALALEALGVELRVGDSSFAGLKECTQIILSPGLKIHHEPLRSVLVQCEARGADIIGELELAARHCPAPMIAVTGTKGKSTTTKLIEEMLAAAGVSVVRAGNSGIPLIAELSNLSPDSWAVVEVSSFQLEKAPTLKPRIAVLLNLLADHQDYHTSLDQYWQTKLKLFANQGEGDTAIWNLDDAHLAAMKSTNQLPQTGAKQVLTTSGEWNETTNPCVCARKGFLGFSNAGGFEKFIALDEIPLRGAHNASNVAAALAAVETALAQNNDDFDAHCEAIREAVRNFASLPHRLEKVGVVDGVQYINDSQATIPEAAMRALEAYPAPVTLICGGLDKLGDPHGYDALGETAARSAHLLVTIGQAAPLIEAAARRAGMPDEKIISAENLTNAVESATIRTPAGGTVVLSPACASFDQFKSYEERGEIFRSLVAQLETRQSASLVPARENDPASPQQGVAR, encoded by the coding sequence ATGCAACGCGAAAAAGTTTGTGGAGTTGTTGGCCTCGCACGTGCGGGAGTTCCCGCCGCGCGCTTTCTGGCGGAACGCGGCGCGCGCGTTCTTGGCTTCGATGCCAAGCCGCGCACCGAGCTATCGGCAGATGCGCTGGCATTGGAAGCCTTGGGCGTCGAATTGCGCGTTGGCGATTCGTCGTTCGCGGGCCTCAAAGAATGCACGCAAATTATTCTATCGCCGGGCCTGAAAATTCATCACGAGCCGCTGCGTTCGGTTTTGGTCCAATGCGAAGCGCGCGGCGCCGACATTATCGGTGAATTGGAACTGGCCGCACGCCATTGTCCCGCGCCGATGATCGCCGTGACGGGCACCAAAGGCAAAAGCACAACGACCAAGCTCATCGAAGAAATGCTGGCAGCGGCGGGCGTTTCGGTCGTGCGTGCGGGCAATTCGGGGATTCCCCTCATTGCCGAACTTTCAAACCTTTCGCCCGATTCGTGGGCGGTTGTCGAAGTTTCTTCCTTTCAGCTAGAGAAAGCGCCCACGCTCAAGCCACGCATTGCGGTGTTGCTGAACCTTCTCGCCGATCATCAGGATTATCACACCTCGCTCGATCAGTACTGGCAGACGAAACTGAAACTGTTCGCCAATCAGGGCGAAGGCGACACAGCGATTTGGAATCTCGACGACGCGCATCTGGCCGCCATGAAAAGCACGAACCAGTTGCCACAGACTGGTGCGAAGCAGGTTCTCACGACCAGCGGCGAATGGAACGAGACGACGAATCCGTGTGTTTGTGCGCGCAAAGGCTTTCTTGGTTTTTCGAACGCGGGCGGTTTCGAGAAATTCATTGCGCTCGATGAAATTCCTTTGCGCGGCGCGCACAACGCGAGCAATGTCGCGGCAGCGCTGGCGGCAGTGGAAACGGCGCTCGCGCAAAATAACGATGATTTCGATGCCCACTGCGAAGCGATTCGTGAGGCTGTTCGTAATTTTGCGAGCTTGCCGCACCGGTTGGAAAAAGTCGGCGTGGTCGATGGCGTGCAATACATCAACGATTCTCAGGCCACGATTCCCGAAGCGGCGATGCGTGCGCTGGAGGCGTATCCCGCGCCGGTGACTTTGATTTGCGGCGGACTCGATAAGCTCGGCGATCCGCACGGCTACGATGCGTTGGGCGAAACCGCCGCACGCAGCGCGCATTTGCTGGTGACAATCGGGCAGGCGGCGCCGCTCATCGAAGCCGCGGCGCGCCGTGCTGGAATGCCCGACGAAAAAATTATTTCGGCAGAGAACTTGACAAATGCCGTCGAATCGGCCACAATTCGCACGCCCGCGGGAGGAACTGTTGTACTTTCGCCTGCGTGCGCGTCGTTCGACCAGTTCAAATCTTACGAAGAGCGCGGCGAAATATTTCGCTCTCTTGTAGCTCAATTAGAAACACGTCAATCGGCCTCCCTCGTGCCTGCGCGCGAGAACGACCCAGCATCACCACAGCAAGGAGTTGCCCGATGA
- the murF gene encoding UDP-N-acetylmuramoyl-tripeptide--D-alanyl-D-alanine ligase, whose product MARRTQQGRRVMETQSATKPNRARFSLGEIVDVTGSTVEIDRTLCIEGVISDTRANLQGALFVALRGARFDGHTFLQQAKEQGAVAAVVTEDFAGEAPADFPLIKAADTTRALGDIARAHRLRFDIPVIGVTGSYGKTTTRALIVAALGENVLASIANNNNEIGVPQTLLQLDETHRFAVIEMGMRGRGQIAELARIAQPTVGLITNVGPQHIEFFDDIWGVVAAKAELLQALPDNGVAVIPANDGYGATLRGASPPRVVTFGESEIAAYRVVSIEADSYGLRFEVAEPHSVAVHLPLVGAHNALNAVAALAVAGVLEIPLEEAALALATVDVPGARMRVVRAGEITVIDDSYNAGPDSMRAALETLQSYGAKRRIAVLGAMKELGRWSEDEHRKLGETAMWCDELVCVGTETRATQGAARKGLWFASAKEAAPVVKELLRDGDCVLVKGSRSVGLEQVVESITGGAA is encoded by the coding sequence ATGGCTCGAAGAACACAGCAAGGACGCCGCGTGATGGAAACGCAAAGCGCGACCAAGCCCAATCGCGCGCGCTTCTCGTTGGGTGAAATCGTCGATGTGACAGGAAGTACGGTCGAAATCGACCGTACTCTCTGCATCGAAGGCGTGATTTCCGACACGCGCGCCAATTTACAGGGCGCGCTTTTCGTGGCGCTTCGTGGCGCGCGCTTCGACGGTCACACGTTTCTTCAGCAGGCAAAAGAGCAGGGTGCTGTTGCAGCTGTTGTCACAGAGGATTTCGCGGGTGAAGCACCTGCGGACTTCCCTTTAATAAAAGCTGCCGATACCACGCGCGCATTGGGCGACATTGCACGCGCGCATCGTTTGCGCTTCGATATTCCGGTTATTGGCGTCACCGGTTCGTATGGCAAAACCACGACGCGCGCACTTATTGTCGCTGCGTTGGGCGAGAATGTTTTGGCTTCGATAGCGAACAACAACAACGAAATCGGCGTGCCGCAAACGCTTTTGCAACTGGACGAAACGCATCGTTTCGCTGTCATTGAAATGGGAATGCGCGGGCGGGGCCAAATTGCTGAGCTTGCACGCATCGCACAGCCCACAGTTGGCCTGATTACCAACGTTGGCCCGCAGCACATCGAGTTCTTCGATGACATCTGGGGTGTAGTTGCCGCTAAAGCGGAATTACTTCAAGCTTTGCCGGATAATGGCGTTGCGGTTATTCCTGCTAACGATGGGTATGGCGCAACCTTGCGGGGCGCATCGCCACCTCGTGTCGTGACGTTTGGCGAAAGTGAAATTGCCGCCTATCGTGTTGTTAGTATCGAGGCCGATTCTTACGGTTTACGTTTTGAAGTTGCCGAACCGCATTCTGTCGCGGTGCATTTGCCTCTGGTGGGCGCGCATAATGCACTCAATGCAGTAGCGGCTCTTGCGGTTGCGGGCGTGTTGGAAATACCGTTGGAGGAAGCCGCGCTCGCGCTCGCAACAGTCGATGTGCCCGGTGCGCGGATGCGAGTAGTGCGCGCGGGTGAAATTACCGTTATCGACGATTCGTACAACGCTGGGCCAGATTCGATGCGCGCGGCACTCGAAACCTTACAAAGCTACGGCGCCAAACGGCGCATCGCTGTTCTAGGCGCGATGAAAGAATTGGGGCGCTGGAGCGAAGACGAACACCGCAAGCTGGGCGAAACCGCCATGTGGTGCGATGAGCTTGTTTGCGTTGGAACTGAGACGCGTGCAACGCAAGGTGCCGCGCGCAAAGGCTTGTGGTTCGCATCGGCGAAAGAAGCCGCACCGGTTGTAAAAGAATTGCTCCGCGACGGCGACTGCGTTTTGGTGAAAGGAAGTCGCAGTGTCGGACTGGAGCAAGTTGTTGAATCCATTACGGGAGGCGCTGCATGA
- the mraY gene encoding phospho-N-acetylmuramoyl-pentapeptide-transferase, translating into MTNSTQPTFWLWLLQNTALWQIISFAVSGLLMLMFGGPLIAWLKNLRGMKWSAREDTPDTHLAKAGTPSMGGLGIISAATLTFFVVFLVNQMLMRRVPNAPALSGEFLLLLFTVPLITLAHLALGFADDWSKARGKGGLRARDKFLGQVVLMLAFFILVGVGQRTGVTSDVFVLRDASLPLLALLAVVIVGTCNAVNITDGIDGLAAGLCVQVGLAFALLGFFSADWWLCLAGACFGFLAFNRFPARVFMGDTGSLALGAALGAGAVLSRAMWLLPFVGFIFYVELLSVTAQVLWFKYTRKQTGEGKRLFRRAPLHHHFELGGWSEWRVVTTFWGINLITTLIGIVLWQNGMLPRFP; encoded by the coding sequence ATGACGAATTCAACACAACCGACATTTTGGCTTTGGTTGCTTCAGAATACAGCGCTCTGGCAAATCATTAGTTTTGCTGTGTCTGGCTTGCTGATGCTGATGTTTGGCGGACCGCTGATTGCATGGCTGAAAAATCTGCGTGGCATGAAATGGTCGGCGCGTGAAGATACGCCTGATACGCATCTGGCAAAAGCAGGCACGCCGTCGATGGGTGGGTTGGGAATCATCAGCGCGGCGACGCTGACATTCTTCGTCGTATTTTTGGTTAATCAGATGCTGATGCGTCGCGTGCCCAATGCGCCGGCGCTCAGTGGCGAGTTTCTCCTTCTGCTTTTCACGGTTCCTCTCATTACGCTTGCTCATCTGGCGCTTGGTTTTGCCGACGATTGGTCGAAAGCGCGCGGCAAAGGCGGCCTGCGTGCGCGCGACAAGTTTCTCGGCCAAGTCGTATTAATGCTGGCGTTTTTTATTCTTGTCGGCGTGGGACAACGAACCGGCGTAACGTCCGATGTTTTTGTGTTGCGCGATGCTTCCTTGCCGTTGCTGGCTTTGCTGGCCGTTGTGATTGTCGGCACCTGTAACGCCGTCAATATCACCGATGGCATTGATGGTTTGGCAGCAGGACTCTGCGTTCAGGTTGGTTTGGCCTTCGCGCTGCTTGGTTTCTTCTCCGCCGATTGGTGGCTGTGTCTTGCGGGCGCGTGCTTTGGCTTTCTTGCCTTTAATCGCTTTCCGGCGAGAGTCTTTATGGGCGATACCGGCTCGTTGGCTCTGGGTGCGGCTCTGGGAGCAGGCGCGGTGCTGTCGCGCGCGATGTGGCTCTTGCCGTTTGTCGGTTTCATCTTCTACGTCGAGTTACTCTCCGTCACGGCGCAAGTGCTGTGGTTTAAATACACGCGCAAGCAAACCGGCGAAGGCAAACGCTTGTTTCGTCGCGCGCCCTTGCATCACCATTTTGAACTCGGCGGCTGGAGCGAATGGCGTGTTGTCACCACGTTCTGGGGCATCAACCTGATTACGACGTTGATAGGAATCGTTTTGTGGCAGAACGGAATGCTGCCGCGCTTCCCCTGA
- the rsmH gene encoding 16S rRNA (cytosine(1402)-N(4))-methyltransferase RsmH, with the protein MAGNAEGGNDQADEAAKGTVEVRPDAVFIDGTLGTAGHTLAMLEAHPTCRVVAFDRDTDSMEIAKERLAAANVLERVTFINGDFRNAREFLQPYFENQKSGADGRPITRIDGALVDAGMSLLQVTWPERGLSFRTEGAFKDAPLDMRYDRTQDISALDLVNRLSPNELEDLIFQFADERWARRITATIVEQRRSKVIETTTELVSLIEAAIPLAVRRQSRVHPATQTFAALRLAVNSEFAALDQGAWALSDVLAPAARLVVLTYSSHEDRTIKRTFRRLAGRAVVDEDDNTNRKKKSNDAPMSSGFRPERSSLTFSLDLPFRSAPAVPAWAEEEFEKTWRMKIVTSKPVEPTDEEISSNPLARSCKLRAVEKIKIE; encoded by the coding sequence TTGGCCGGTAACGCCGAAGGTGGAAACGACCAAGCTGACGAAGCCGCAAAAGGTACGGTCGAAGTTCGACCTGATGCGGTTTTTATTGACGGTACTTTGGGAACCGCCGGCCACACGCTGGCGATGCTCGAAGCTCACCCGACTTGCCGTGTCGTCGCCTTCGACCGCGACACCGATTCGATGGAGATCGCTAAAGAGCGACTGGCTGCAGCAAACGTGCTGGAGCGAGTTACTTTTATCAATGGCGATTTTCGCAACGCAAGAGAATTCTTGCAACCGTACTTTGAAAACCAAAAATCGGGAGCCGATGGAAGGCCCATCACGCGCATTGACGGCGCTCTGGTTGACGCCGGAATGTCGTTGCTGCAAGTGACGTGGCCCGAACGTGGGCTATCGTTTCGCACCGAAGGCGCGTTTAAAGACGCGCCGCTCGACATGCGCTACGACCGCACGCAGGACATCTCCGCTCTCGATCTGGTCAATAGGCTTTCGCCGAACGAGCTAGAAGACTTGATTTTCCAGTTCGCCGATGAGAGATGGGCGCGCCGCATCACCGCAACAATCGTTGAACAGCGTCGCAGCAAGGTCATCGAAACCACGACAGAACTTGTGAGCCTTATCGAAGCCGCTATCCCGTTGGCCGTCCGACGCCAGTCGCGTGTTCATCCCGCCACTCAAACTTTCGCTGCTCTCCGGCTTGCCGTGAACAGCGAGTTTGCCGCACTCGACCAAGGCGCCTGGGCGTTGTCCGACGTGTTAGCTCCCGCAGCCCGGCTTGTAGTTCTGACGTATAGCAGTCATGAAGACCGCACCATCAAACGCACATTTCGCCGCCTGGCCGGACGTGCTGTCGTTGACGAAGACGACAACACGAACCGCAAAAAGAAATCGAACGACGCCCCCATGTCGTCCGGTTTTCGCCCGGAGCGTTCGTCTCTCACCTTTTCTCTCGATTTGCCTTTTCGTTCCGCGCCCGCAGTTCCGGCATGGGCCGAAGAAGAATTCGAAAAAACGTGGCGCATGAAAATCGTCACATCGAAACCTGTTGAACCGACCGATGAAGAAATATCATCGAATCCTCTCGCGCGTTCTTGTAAGTTGCGCGCGGTGGAAAAAATAAAAATTGAATAA
- a CDS encoding UDP-N-acetylmuramoyl-L-alanyl-D-glutamate--2,6-diaminopimelate ligase has protein sequence MPLLKELLAGAPEATVRGNDNIEVAALAYDSRSVAPDTAFVAVRGHQRDGHDYIAQAVEKGATVIVAEREDAIKDLPDSVTTLLVPDSRLALANLACEFYGHPSREMTLIGVTGTNGKTTTAHLIAEMLRESGYKEVGIIGTLGAATEKAAYDTGRTTPESLDLQRLLADFLDGGTEAVVMEVSSHALAMQRVTGCAFDAGIFTNLTQDHLDFHETMEDYFDAKAKLFSEVARYSEGFKSFGAVLNADDHYGRRLRDEFCADSIYVTYGIDSDAHLTAEAVHLTPSGMSFVARGAGANIHLDLSLIGRFNVYNALAAVGFGLLKEMPPAKIQAALQRASAPEGRMEMIDCGQDFFVAVDYAHTPDGLKNVITTVKEFTPGRLISVFGCGGDRDRTKRPQMGAIAASFSDLCVVTSDNPRTEDPNRIVEDILGGTRQGHAETIVEIDRRKAIEQALSTAKKGDFVLVAGKGHETYQIFKDRTIHFDDREVVREWLEEHSKDAA, from the coding sequence ATGCCGTTACTGAAAGAACTTTTAGCCGGAGCGCCCGAAGCAACTGTGCGCGGCAATGACAACATCGAAGTCGCGGCTCTCGCTTACGACTCGCGTTCAGTCGCGCCCGACACGGCGTTTGTTGCGGTGCGCGGCCATCAGCGCGACGGCCACGATTACATCGCGCAAGCTGTCGAAAAAGGCGCGACGGTGATCGTCGCCGAACGCGAAGATGCCATCAAAGATTTGCCCGATTCGGTCACGACGCTCCTTGTTCCCGATTCGCGCCTTGCTCTGGCAAATCTCGCGTGTGAATTTTACGGACATCCTTCGCGCGAGATGACCCTCATCGGCGTGACGGGAACTAACGGCAAGACAACAACGGCGCACCTCATCGCCGAAATGCTGAGGGAATCGGGATATAAAGAAGTCGGCATTATTGGCACGTTGGGCGCGGCGACCGAAAAGGCCGCCTACGATACGGGCCGCACCACGCCGGAAAGTCTCGACTTGCAGCGCCTTCTGGCCGACTTCCTCGATGGCGGCACCGAAGCCGTTGTGATGGAAGTTTCGTCGCACGCTTTGGCTATGCAGCGAGTTACCGGCTGCGCCTTCGATGCGGGCATCTTCACCAACCTCACACAAGACCACCTCGACTTCCACGAAACAATGGAAGATTACTTCGACGCCAAAGCGAAGTTGTTCTCCGAAGTCGCGCGCTATTCGGAAGGCTTCAAGAGCTTCGGCGCGGTGCTCAACGCCGACGATCATTATGGCCGCCGTTTGCGCGACGAGTTTTGCGCCGATTCGATTTATGTCACTTATGGCATCGACAGCGACGCGCACCTAACAGCGGAAGCGGTGCATCTTACGCCATCGGGCATGAGTTTCGTGGCGCGCGGCGCGGGCGCAAACATTCATCTCGACCTTTCACTTATTGGTCGCTTTAATGTTTATAACGCGCTTGCGGCTGTTGGCTTTGGCCTCTTGAAAGAAATGCCGCCTGCGAAGATTCAGGCAGCGTTGCAGCGCGCCAGTGCGCCTGAAGGCCGCATGGAAATGATCGATTGCGGCCAAGACTTCTTCGTCGCCGTCGATTACGCACACACGCCCGATGGCTTGAAGAACGTCATTACAACGGTGAAAGAATTCACGCCGGGCCGGTTGATTTCGGTCTTCGGCTGCGGCGGCGACCGCGACCGCACGAAGCGCCCGCAGATGGGCGCGATTGCCGCGAGCTTCTCCGACTTGTGCGTGGTTACCTCCGATAACCCGCGCACCGAAGACCCGAATCGTATCGTTGAAGATATTCTGGGCGGCACACGTCAAGGCCATGCGGAAACCATCGTCGAAATCGACCGTCGCAAAGCGATTGAGCAGGCGCTGTCAACCGCCAAAAAAGGCGACTTCGTCCTCGTCGCGGGCAAAGGTCACGAAACCTACCAGATTTTCAAAGACCGCACGATTCATTTCGACGACCGTGAAGTTGTGCGCGAATGGCTCGAAGAACACAGCAAGGACGCCGCGTGA
- a CDS encoding penicillin-binding protein 2, with product MTEDFSSSRAVKKRAGAIRPGTQRRIEKSFYLVLMPLFFLGGRLVQLQATGDAKNIDFGREKRQIIQPRRADILAADGTAMAVTLDEYAVCANPRAVKQKEKMARLVAETIGGDEDEYLELLNKTERADGRPNYYVRLAKRVDEARVEKLKKRMGPQSERETAKARAARREFWSAISFESSPRRTYPLGNFASQLIGFTSPNGGGVDGLERTFEEKLGGTPGEIVSPLDGDGRPIPGFVKKMTPAEEGRTIVTTIDPEIQANADAAVQAMARKWKPKFAIAIVMKPDTGEVLAMSTAPSYDLNKRPTNIAEVATNRATQFSYEPGSTFKIITAAAAVESVPDWEHKSYYVTGAEKVGRHVIHDWQWWSGKAQAESKDLSEGIRDSSNITMWHFARQIGAKRMLSYAEKFGIGERIESPGLRGPKGLLDRKTQNWSAEQLANFSFGQGMMMTPLQLARVTAVIANKGVMMKPMLVKEVRDASGKVVEKYEPEEQRRVISEEAAREVGKMLERVTTEGTARTSAFVPGYRTAGKTGSAQKADGRRGYAAGRFISSLAGYVPAKNPKYVIVVIADEPKGSHWGSEVCGPPWAEIASKAMLNLRLREGASAPAPDPTWMKLPEKKN from the coding sequence ATGACAGAAGATTTCTCCTCATCGCGCGCCGTAAAGAAACGGGCGGGCGCGATTCGTCCCGGAACACAGCGGCGCATCGAGAAAAGTTTTTATCTCGTATTGATGCCGCTGTTTTTTTTGGGTGGCCGCCTGGTGCAGCTGCAAGCAACCGGCGACGCCAAAAACATTGACTTCGGACGCGAAAAACGCCAAATCATCCAGCCACGTCGCGCCGACATTTTGGCCGCCGACGGCACCGCGATGGCCGTCACGCTTGACGAATACGCCGTCTGTGCTAACCCACGCGCCGTCAAGCAGAAAGAGAAGATGGCGCGCCTTGTCGCGGAAACCATCGGCGGCGACGAAGATGAATATCTCGAACTGCTCAATAAAACCGAGCGCGCTGACGGCAGGCCGAATTACTACGTGCGATTGGCCAAGCGCGTCGATGAAGCGCGCGTCGAAAAGCTGAAAAAGCGCATGGGGCCGCAGAGCGAACGCGAAACCGCGAAAGCCCGCGCCGCGCGCCGCGAGTTCTGGTCGGCGATTTCTTTTGAATCCTCGCCGCGCCGCACTTATCCGCTCGGCAACTTCGCCAGCCAGCTTATTGGTTTCACATCGCCCAACGGCGGCGGTGTCGATGGACTGGAGCGCACCTTTGAAGAAAAGCTCGGCGGCACGCCGGGCGAAATCGTTTCGCCGCTCGATGGCGACGGTCGCCCGATTCCCGGCTTCGTCAAAAAGATGACGCCTGCCGAAGAAGGCCGCACGATTGTCACGACAATCGACCCCGAAATTCAGGCCAACGCCGATGCTGCGGTTCAAGCAATGGCGCGCAAATGGAAGCCGAAGTTTGCGATTGCTATTGTCATGAAGCCCGATACCGGCGAAGTCTTGGCGATGTCCACTGCGCCGTCGTACGACCTCAACAAGCGCCCGACAAATATCGCGGAAGTCGCCACCAATCGCGCGACGCAGTTTTCTTACGAACCGGGTTCGACCTTCAAAATTATCACCGCTGCGGCTGCGGTCGAAAGTGTTCCCGATTGGGAACACAAATCGTATTACGTGACTGGCGCCGAGAAGGTGGGCCGCCACGTCATTCACGATTGGCAATGGTGGAGCGGCAAAGCCCAAGCGGAAAGCAAAGATCTGTCGGAAGGCATCCGTGACAGTAGCAACATCACGATGTGGCACTTCGCGCGTCAGATCGGCGCAAAACGAATGCTGAGCTACGCGGAAAAATTCGGCATTGGCGAGCGCATTGAATCGCCCGGCTTGCGCGGCCCCAAAGGTTTGCTCGACCGCAAAACCCAGAACTGGAGCGCCGAACAGCTCGCGAACTTCTCGTTCGGGCAGGGCATGATGATGACGCCGCTGCAACTGGCGCGTGTAACTGCTGTTATCGCCAATAAAGGCGTAATGATGAAGCCAATGCTGGTCAAGGAAGTGCGTGACGCCAGCGGTAAAGTCGTGGAGAAGTACGAGCCGGAAGAACAGCGCCGCGTGATTTCGGAAGAAGCCGCTCGCGAAGTCGGCAAAATGCTGGAGCGTGTAACAACCGAAGGCACCGCGCGCACTTCGGCGTTTGTTCCGGGTTATCGCACAGCGGGTAAAACCGGCTCGGCGCAAAAAGCCGATGGCAGGCGTGGCTATGCCGCAGGACGCTTTATTTCGTCGCTCGCCGGTTATGTTCCGGCAAAGAATCCGAAGTATGTAATTGTTGTTATCGCCGATGAGCCAAAGGGGAGCCACTGGGGAAGCGAAGTCTGCGGCCCGCCATGGGCCGAAATCGCCAGTAAAGCGATGTTGAATTTGCGATTGCGCGAAGGTGCCAGTGCGCCTGCGCCCGACCCGACGTGGATGAAATTGCCGGAGAAGAAGAATTAA